One segment of Streptomyces sp. NBC_00576 DNA contains the following:
- a CDS encoding YqgE/AlgH family protein produces MTEVSSLTGRLLVATPALADPNFDRAVVLLLDHDEKGSLGVVLNRPTPVEVGDILEGWAELAGEPGVVFQGGPVALDSALGIAVIPGGGGSGERTPLGWRRVHGAIGVVDLEAPPELLAKALGSLRIFAGYAGWGPGQLEDELTDGAWYVVESEPGDISSPSPERLWREVLRRQRSELAMVATYPDDPSLN; encoded by the coding sequence ATGACCGAGGTGTCCTCGCTCACAGGACGGCTGCTCGTGGCCACGCCCGCCCTGGCGGACCCGAATTTCGACCGCGCGGTGGTGCTTCTTCTCGACCACGACGAGAAGGGTTCCCTCGGCGTCGTCCTCAACCGTCCGACCCCGGTGGAGGTCGGGGACATCCTGGAGGGCTGGGCTGAACTCGCGGGCGAACCAGGGGTCGTCTTCCAGGGCGGCCCGGTCGCCCTCGACTCGGCGCTCGGCATCGCGGTCATCCCCGGCGGCGGCGGGTCGGGCGAACGCACACCCCTCGGCTGGCGGCGCGTGCACGGCGCGATCGGCGTCGTCGACCTGGAGGCGCCACCGGAGCTGCTGGCCAAGGCGCTGGGGTCGCTGCGCATCTTCGCCGGGTACGCGGGGTGGGGCCCGGGGCAACTGGAGGACGAGCTGACGGACGGCGCCTGGTACGTCGTCGAGTCGGAGCCCGGAGACATCTCCTCGCCGTCCCCGGAACGCCTGTGGCGCGAGGTCCTCAGACGCCAGCGCAGCGAACTGGCGATGGTCGCGACCTACCCGGACGACCCTTCGCTGAACTGA
- a CDS encoding DUF3039 domain-containing protein, giving the protein MSTLEPETQPQRGTGTGTLVEPAPQTSHGDGDHERFAHYVQKDKIMASALDGTPVVALCGKVWVPGRDPKKYPVCPMCKEIYDSMGSGGDEGKGDGKK; this is encoded by the coding sequence ATGAGCACTCTTGAGCCTGAGACCCAGCCCCAGCGCGGGACTGGTACGGGGACCCTCGTCGAACCGGCGCCGCAGACCTCGCACGGCGACGGCGACCACGAGCGCTTCGCCCACTACGTCCAGAAGGACAAGATCATGGCGAGCGCCCTCGACGGGACTCCCGTCGTGGCGCTGTGCGGCAAGGTCTGGGTACCGGGCCGCGACCCGAAGAAATACCCGGTGTGTCCCATGTGCAAGGAGATCTACGACTCCATGGGTTCCGGCGGCGACGAAGGCAAGGGCGACGGTAAGAAGTAG
- a CDS encoding extracellular solute-binding protein codes for MKLSVRSARLVASMAALALAGLTATACAPETSDNSSSGKDEQTGTLRVWLFQEVGNAPKEKVVTSVVDAFEKVHDGADVKVEYIPVETRAQRIKAAFNDPKSAPDVIEYGNTDTAGYVHDGGLLDISKEFAAWNEAKDTDPTARQSVTVDGKVYGAPFFVGVRALYYRTDIFKELGLEVPKTMAGLTETAHAIRAAKPDLYGLAVGGAFTYGAMPFIWANGGELATGRGGSYASAIDTAAAQKGIKAYTSLFGDDNCPAAKCAGMGGNDTITAFAAGKAGMAIGGDFNHTAVEAGKVKGDYAVVPLPGVEAGSVAPAFAGGNNLGVLKTTSHRTLAVELMEQLASKQTQTELFDAMGFLPTFADTRAVVAKKQPYVAPFVKTLAAGTKFVPASPAWSQIDSSLVLPTMFQEIVSGKKDVAAASAAAAKKMDDAFGSAG; via the coding sequence ATGAAGCTCTCTGTCCGATCTGCCCGATTGGTCGCCTCCATGGCCGCCCTGGCCCTCGCCGGGCTCACCGCCACCGCTTGTGCCCCCGAGACCTCGGACAACTCCTCCTCCGGCAAGGACGAGCAGACCGGCACCCTGCGCGTGTGGCTGTTCCAGGAGGTAGGCAACGCCCCGAAGGAGAAGGTCGTCACGTCGGTCGTCGACGCCTTCGAGAAGGTCCACGACGGCGCCGACGTCAAGGTCGAGTACATCCCCGTCGAGACCCGCGCCCAGCGCATCAAGGCCGCCTTCAACGACCCCAAGAGCGCCCCCGACGTCATCGAGTACGGCAACACGGACACCGCCGGGTACGTCCATGACGGCGGACTCCTCGACATCAGCAAGGAGTTCGCGGCCTGGAACGAGGCGAAGGACACCGACCCGACCGCCCGTCAGTCCGTCACCGTCGACGGCAAGGTCTACGGCGCCCCCTTCTTCGTCGGCGTCCGCGCCCTGTACTACCGCACCGACATCTTCAAGGAACTCGGCCTCGAAGTCCCGAAGACCATGGCCGGGCTGACCGAGACCGCGCATGCGATCCGCGCGGCCAAGCCCGACCTCTACGGGCTCGCGGTCGGCGGCGCCTTCACCTACGGCGCGATGCCGTTCATCTGGGCCAACGGCGGCGAACTCGCCACCGGCAGAGGCGGTTCGTACGCCTCCGCCATCGACACCGCCGCCGCCCAGAAGGGCATCAAGGCCTACACCTCCCTCTTCGGTGACGACAACTGCCCCGCCGCCAAGTGCGCGGGCATGGGCGGCAACGACACCATCACCGCCTTCGCCGCGGGCAAGGCCGGCATGGCGATCGGCGGCGACTTCAACCACACGGCCGTCGAGGCCGGCAAGGTCAAGGGCGACTACGCCGTCGTACCGCTGCCGGGCGTCGAGGCCGGCTCGGTGGCACCGGCGTTCGCGGGCGGGAACAACCTCGGTGTGCTGAAGACCACTTCGCACCGCACGCTCGCCGTCGAACTCATGGAACAACTCGCCTCGAAGCAGACACAGACCGAACTCTTCGACGCCATGGGCTTCCTGCCGACGTTCGCCGACACACGCGCCGTGGTCGCCAAGAAGCAGCCGTACGTCGCGCCCTTCGTGAAGACCCTCGCCGCGGGCACCAAGTTCGTACCGGCGTCGCCCGCGTGGTCCCAGATCGACTCCTCACTGGTCCTGCCGACGATGTTCCAGGAGATCGTCAGCGGCAAGAAGGATGTCGCGGCGGCTTCCGCGGCGGCGGCCAAGAAGATGGACGACGCGTTTGGCTCCGCGGGGTGA
- a CDS encoding carbohydrate ABC transporter permease, with amino-acid sequence MRVDRGLSRPRGGSRRSRTAPRPFGGWTTPWLYLAPALVVLGGLLLYPIYQLGLISFFHYTQAQVSGGEPATFEGFANYREIFSDSQFWQVLLATVVFAAACVVSTLSVGCALAVLLTRVRALPRLALMLAALGAWATPAVTGSTVWLFLFDPDFGPVNRMLGLGDHSWTYGRLSAFFLVLLEVVWCSFPFVMVTVYAGIRAVPAEVLEAAALDGASQLRIWRSVLAPMLRPILVVVTIQSVIWDFKVFTQIYVMTNGGGIAGQNLTLNVYAYQQAFASSQYSLGSAIGIVMLLILLAVTLVYLRLLRRQGEEL; translated from the coding sequence GTGCGGGTGGATCGTGGCTTGTCGCGCCCACGCGGCGGTAGCCGCAGATCCAGAACAGCCCCGCGCCCCTTTGGGGGTTGGACTACCCCTTGGTTGTATCTCGCCCCTGCTCTTGTGGTCCTTGGGGGGTTGCTCCTCTACCCCATTTACCAGCTCGGGCTGATCTCGTTCTTCCACTACACCCAGGCTCAGGTCAGCGGCGGTGAACCGGCCACCTTCGAGGGCTTCGCCAACTACCGGGAGATCTTCTCCGACTCCCAGTTCTGGCAGGTGCTGCTGGCGACCGTCGTCTTCGCGGCGGCCTGTGTGGTCTCCACGCTCTCCGTCGGCTGTGCCCTCGCCGTCCTGCTGACCCGTGTCCGTGCCCTGCCGCGTCTCGCGTTGATGCTGGCGGCGCTCGGCGCGTGGGCGACCCCCGCGGTCACCGGCTCCACGGTCTGGCTGTTCCTCTTCGACCCCGACTTCGGCCCGGTCAACCGGATGTTGGGCCTCGGCGACCACTCATGGACGTACGGACGCCTGAGCGCCTTCTTCCTCGTCCTGCTCGAAGTGGTGTGGTGCTCCTTCCCGTTCGTGATGGTCACGGTGTACGCGGGCATCCGCGCCGTCCCGGCCGAGGTGCTGGAGGCGGCGGCCCTGGACGGCGCCTCCCAACTGCGCATCTGGCGCTCGGTGCTGGCGCCGATGCTCCGACCGATCCTGGTGGTCGTCACCATCCAGTCGGTCATCTGGGACTTCAAGGTCTTCACCCAGATCTATGTGATGACCAACGGGGGCGGCATCGCCGGCCAGAACCTCACCCTCAACGTCTACGCCTACCAACAGGCCTTCGCCTCCTCCCAGTACAGCCTCGGCTCGGCGATCGGGATCGTGATGCTGCTGATCCTGCTCGCCGTGACGCTCGTGTACCTGCGGCTGCTGCGCAGGCAAGGGGAGGAGTTGTGA
- a CDS encoding carbohydrate ABC transporter permease translates to MSGNVVRGGRRFVRRPWRLAAEVSALLIAAVVAFPLYWMVLSAFKPAGEIESTEPRPWTLSPSLDSFRRVFGQQEFGRYFLNSLVVACSVVVVSALIAFLAATAVTRFRFRFRTTLLIMFLVAQMVPVEALTIPLFFLMRDFGQLNTLGALILPHIAFSLPFAIWMLRGFVKAVPEALEEAAYIDGASRSRFLWQILFPLVFPGLVATSVFSFISAWNDFLFAKSFIISDTSQSTLPMALLVFYKPDDPDWGGVMAASTVMTIPVLVFFVLVQRRLVSGLGGAVKD, encoded by the coding sequence ATGTCCGGCAACGTTGTCCGAGGGGGACGCCGCTTCGTACGGCGGCCCTGGCGGCTGGCCGCCGAGGTGTCGGCGCTGCTGATCGCGGCCGTCGTCGCCTTCCCCCTCTACTGGATGGTGCTCAGCGCCTTCAAACCGGCCGGCGAGATCGAGTCGACCGAGCCGCGCCCCTGGACGCTATCCCCTTCCCTGGACTCCTTCCGGCGTGTCTTCGGGCAGCAGGAATTCGGCCGGTACTTTCTCAACAGCCTTGTGGTCGCCTGCTCCGTGGTCGTCGTCTCGGCGCTGATCGCGTTTCTCGCGGCTACCGCGGTGACCCGATTCCGGTTCCGTTTCCGGACCACCCTGCTGATCATGTTCCTGGTGGCCCAGATGGTGCCCGTGGAGGCGCTCACGATCCCGCTGTTCTTCCTCATGCGGGACTTCGGGCAGCTGAACACACTGGGCGCCCTGATCCTGCCGCACATCGCCTTCTCGCTGCCCTTCGCGATCTGGATGCTGCGGGGCTTTGTGAAGGCGGTACCGGAGGCGCTGGAGGAGGCCGCGTACATCGACGGTGCGAGCCGGTCGCGATTCCTGTGGCAGATCCTTTTCCCGCTGGTCTTCCCGGGACTGGTGGCCACCAGCGTGTTCTCCTTCATCTCGGCCTGGAACGACTTTCTGTTCGCCAAGTCGTTCATCATCAGCGACACCTCACAGTCGACGCTGCCGATGGCCCTGCTGGTCTTCTACAAGCCCGACGACCCGGACTGGGGAGGCGTGATGGCCGCCTCCACGGTGATGACGATTCCGGTGCTGGTGTTCTTCGTACTCGTGCAGCGCCGACTGGTGTCGGGGCTCGGTGGAGCGGTTAAGGACTGA
- a CDS encoding beta-N-acetylhexosaminidase: protein MTELIPAPVRSVGNAGGFVLDETTVIDAGPGTEATARWLRGVLGAATGLALPPGAGAEGETIRLRVLPEDAGHLGPEGYKLYVDGDAIAIHGGGSAGVFWGAQTLRQLLGPDAFRRAPVTPGRQWLVPGTFVEDTPRFRWRGLMLDVARHFMPKEGVLRYLDLMAAHKLNVFHFHLTDDQGWRVEIKRYPKLTEIGSWRARTKFGHHASPLWEEKPHGGFYNQDDIREIVAYAAERHISVVPEIDVPGHSQAAIAAYPELGNTDVIDTTSLSVWDNWGVSHNVLAPTDNTLRFYEGVFEEVLDLFPAGGEHGTAFAEFSGFVHIGGDECAKEQWRESPTAQARIEELGVGDEDGLQSWFVRHFDTWFAERGRRLIGWDEILEGGLAPGAAVSSWRGYAGGITAARAGHDVVMCPEQQVYLDHRQHGGADEPVPIGYVRTLEDVFRFEPVPPELGPEEARHVLGAQANLWTEAMEDTARVDYQAFPRLAAFAEVAWSALPAPAERDFVDFEHRMAAHYGRLDALGVGYRPPAGPHPWQQRPGIPGQPREGAPPNV, encoded by the coding sequence GTGACTGAACTTATTCCGGCGCCCGTGCGGAGCGTCGGCAACGCGGGCGGCTTCGTGCTCGACGAGACCACGGTGATCGACGCCGGGCCTGGTACCGAGGCGACGGCCCGCTGGCTGCGCGGTGTCCTGGGTGCTGCGACGGGGCTCGCGCTGCCGCCCGGCGCAGGAGCCGAAGGCGAGACCATCCGGCTGCGGGTCCTGCCCGAGGACGCCGGTCACCTCGGCCCGGAGGGCTACAAGCTGTACGTCGACGGGGACGCCATCGCGATCCACGGCGGTGGGTCGGCCGGTGTGTTCTGGGGCGCGCAGACGCTCCGTCAACTGCTCGGCCCCGATGCCTTCCGGCGTGCCCCTGTCACCCCCGGCCGGCAGTGGCTCGTCCCCGGCACATTCGTCGAGGACACCCCCCGTTTCCGCTGGCGCGGCCTCATGCTCGACGTCGCCCGGCACTTCATGCCCAAGGAAGGCGTCCTGCGCTACCTGGACCTGATGGCGGCGCACAAACTCAACGTCTTCCACTTCCATCTGACGGACGACCAGGGCTGGCGCGTCGAGATCAAGCGGTACCCGAAGCTGACGGAGATCGGCTCCTGGCGGGCCCGGACGAAATTCGGCCACCACGCCTCACCGCTGTGGGAGGAGAAGCCGCACGGGGGCTTCTACAACCAGGACGACATCCGCGAGATCGTCGCCTACGCCGCCGAGCGGCATATCAGCGTGGTCCCCGAAATCGACGTACCGGGGCACTCGCAGGCCGCCATCGCCGCGTATCCGGAACTCGGCAACACAGACGTCATCGACACGACCTCCCTCTCCGTCTGGGACAACTGGGGGGTCAGCCATAACGTACTCGCCCCCACTGACAACACCCTGCGCTTCTACGAGGGTGTCTTCGAGGAAGTCCTCGACCTGTTCCCGGCCGGCGGCGAACACGGCACTGCGTTTGCTGAGTTCTCAGGGTTTGTGCACATCGGCGGCGACGAGTGCGCGAAGGAACAGTGGCGGGAGTCGCCCACCGCGCAGGCCCGCATCGAGGAACTCGGGGTCGGCGACGAGGACGGGCTCCAGTCGTGGTTCGTACGGCACTTCGACACCTGGTTCGCCGAACGCGGGCGTCGGCTCATCGGCTGGGACGAGATCCTGGAGGGCGGGCTCGCACCGGGCGCCGCCGTCTCCTCCTGGCGCGGTTACGCGGGCGGCATCACGGCGGCGCGCGCGGGTCACGACGTCGTCATGTGCCCCGAGCAGCAGGTGTACTTGGACCACCGTCAGCACGGCGGCGCCGACGAACCCGTCCCCATCGGGTACGTCCGCACCCTTGAGGATGTCTTCCGTTTCGAGCCGGTTCCACCGGAGTTGGGTCCCGAGGAGGCGCGACACGTCCTCGGCGCCCAGGCCAACCTGTGGACCGAGGCGATGGAGGACACCGCGCGCGTGGACTACCAGGCCTTCCCGCGGCTGGCCGCCTTCGCCGAGGTCGCCTGGAGCGCCCTGCCCGCGCCCGCCGAACGGGACTTCGTCGACTTCGAACACCGGATGGCCGCCCATTACGGGCGACTTGACGCCCTCGGTGTCGGTTATCGGCCGCCCGCGGGGCCGCATCCGTGGCAGCAGCGGCCGGGTATCCCCGGACAACCGAGAGAGGGTGCGCCCCCGAACGTGTGA
- a CDS encoding FAD binding domain-containing protein yields MTTHAPKTAQAVTLPASLDEAVAALAAMPAAVPVAGGTDLMATVNSGQLRPAALVGLGRISEIRGWQYQDGHALLGAGLTHARMGRPDFAALIPALAASARAAGPPQIRNAGTLGGNIATAAPTGDALPVLAALEATLIIAGPGGARREIPVSHLLAGVELLRAGELIGFVRVPLLHAPQVFLKATGRTGPGRALASVALVLDPARRGVRCAVGAIAPMPLRPLDAEQWVARLIDWDNNRTIVPEALGAFGEYVAAACIPDPAPAEDGSVPPLPPAVMHLRRTVAALARRALGRALS; encoded by the coding sequence TTGACCACGCACGCACCGAAGACGGCGCAGGCCGTGACGCTGCCCGCCTCGCTGGACGAGGCCGTCGCGGCGCTCGCCGCCATGCCTGCCGCCGTTCCTGTGGCGGGCGGCACCGACCTCATGGCCACCGTCAACTCCGGGCAGCTCAGGCCCGCCGCCCTCGTCGGCCTCGGCCGGATCAGCGAGATCCGCGGCTGGCAGTACCAGGACGGCCACGCCCTGCTCGGCGCCGGCCTCACCCACGCGCGGATGGGCCGACCCGACTTCGCGGCCCTGATCCCGGCCCTGGCCGCCTCCGCGCGTGCCGCCGGCCCGCCGCAGATCCGCAACGCGGGCACCCTGGGCGGCAACATCGCCACGGCCGCCCCCACAGGGGACGCGCTTCCCGTGCTGGCCGCCCTGGAGGCGACGCTCATCATCGCGGGCCCCGGCGGCGCCCGCCGTGAGATCCCGGTGTCGCACCTGCTGGCCGGCGTGGAGCTGCTGCGCGCCGGTGAACTCATCGGCTTCGTGCGCGTGCCCCTGCTGCACGCGCCCCAGGTCTTCCTGAAGGCCACCGGACGGACCGGCCCCGGGCGCGCCCTCGCGTCCGTCGCGCTCGTCCTCGACCCCGCCCGGCGCGGAGTCAGGTGCGCCGTCGGTGCCATAGCGCCCATGCCGCTGCGCCCCCTGGACGCCGAGCAGTGGGTCGCCCGGCTCATCGACTGGGACAACAACCGCACGATCGTCCCGGAGGCACTGGGTGCCTTCGGCGAGTACGTCGCCGCGGCCTGCATTCCCGACCCGGCCCCGGCCGAGGACGGCTCCGTACCACCGCTTCCGCCCGCCGTGATGCATCTGCGCCGCACTGTCGCCGCGCTGGCCCGGCGAGCACTGGGGAGGGCACTGTCGTGA
- a CDS encoding 2Fe-2S iron-sulfur cluster-binding protein: protein MTDDQYGDDQYGDDQYGDRSGGRQPGQREDGAPRGGGRWDPLPQGDYDDGATAFVKLPEGGIDALLASVDSPLAAPGHGYVPPQIEAVPGAGVEDGSAGAPGAWGTPPAPPGGAQWPDPNAVPQEAPRHDRFNYDQSSTGQWAFEQGTGGPEAAVPGVAGREVTGEWRIPVADGDLPDESGEFSTSALVEQWGGTPPATLPGGAPAPWATEGTGQPWAAAAEQEPESGRTMGAGTTYAPEIAHETGGAGHPADGIGHPADDSGHTAAEAGHPVADEDQGPAAVVRDLTEAPDGPAEPATEPDPASGPETSPEAAEEPVKGEPAAVTETIEASGATATAEEPATEPDAADDAPGLPGEEHPLASYVLRVNGSDRPVTDAWIGESLLYVLRERLGLAGAKDGCSQGECGACNVQVDGRLVASCLVPAVTAAGSEVRTVEGLATDGQPSDVQRALAKCGAVQCGFCIPGMAMTVHDLLEGNPAPTELETRQALCGNLCRCSGYRGVLEAVREVVVEREAHAADAEGEDGEARIPHQAGPGAGGVNPSAFDAPGFEPARNHDSQAHDQAHAHDPAYGQDGGQT from the coding sequence GTGACCGACGACCAGTACGGCGACGACCAGTACGGCGACGACCAGTACGGAGACCGGAGCGGAGGCCGCCAACCGGGGCAGCGCGAAGACGGCGCGCCCCGTGGCGGGGGCCGCTGGGACCCGTTGCCCCAGGGTGACTACGACGACGGTGCCACCGCCTTCGTGAAGCTCCCCGAAGGGGGCATCGACGCGCTCCTGGCCTCTGTGGACAGTCCGCTGGCCGCGCCCGGCCACGGATACGTGCCCCCGCAGATAGAGGCAGTGCCGGGCGCCGGGGTCGAGGACGGTTCCGCGGGCGCGCCGGGTGCCTGGGGGACGCCGCCCGCGCCCCCCGGGGGCGCCCAGTGGCCGGACCCGAACGCCGTGCCCCAGGAGGCGCCGCGGCACGACAGGTTCAACTACGACCAGAGCTCCACGGGGCAGTGGGCCTTCGAGCAGGGAACCGGTGGGCCGGAGGCCGCCGTACCCGGCGTCGCGGGCCGCGAGGTGACCGGGGAGTGGCGGATCCCCGTCGCCGATGGCGACCTTCCGGACGAATCGGGCGAGTTCAGTACCTCGGCACTGGTCGAACAGTGGGGCGGCACACCGCCCGCCACCCTCCCCGGCGGCGCGCCCGCGCCCTGGGCGACGGAGGGGACGGGACAGCCCTGGGCGGCCGCGGCCGAGCAGGAGCCGGAGTCCGGTCGGACGATGGGCGCCGGGACAACGTACGCGCCCGAAATCGCGCACGAAACGGGCGGCGCCGGTCACCCGGCCGACGGAATCGGTCACCCGGCCGACGACTCCGGTCACACCGCCGCCGAAGCCGGTCACCCGGTCGCCGACGAGGATCAAGGCCCAGCCGCGGTCGTCCGCGACCTCACCGAAGCCCCTGACGGCCCCGCAGAGCCCGCCACGGAGCCCGACCCGGCCTCCGGGCCGGAAACCTCGCCGGAGGCCGCCGAGGAGCCCGTGAAGGGCGAGCCGGCCGCGGTCACCGAGACCATCGAGGCATCCGGTGCCACGGCGACCGCTGAGGAGCCCGCCACAGAGCCCGATGCGGCCGACGACGCCCCCGGACTGCCCGGCGAGGAACACCCCCTCGCCTCGTACGTGCTGCGCGTCAACGGCTCCGACCGGCCCGTCACCGACGCCTGGATCGGCGAGTCACTGCTCTACGTACTGCGCGAGCGCCTCGGCCTCGCCGGTGCCAAGGACGGCTGCTCGCAGGGCGAGTGCGGGGCCTGCAACGTGCAGGTGGACGGACGGCTCGTCGCCTCCTGCCTGGTGCCCGCGGTCACCGCCGCCGGCAGCGAGGTGCGCACCGTGGAGGGCCTCGCCACCGACGGGCAGCCCTCGGACGTACAACGGGCGCTCGCCAAGTGCGGTGCCGTGCAGTGCGGTTTCTGCATCCCGGGGATGGCGATGACCGTGCACGACCTCCTGGAGGGCAACCCCGCCCCGACCGAACTGGAGACGCGCCAGGCCCTGTGCGGCAACCTGTGCCGCTGCTCCGGCTACCGGGGCGTCCTGGAGGCGGTCCGTGAGGTCGTCGTCGAACGCGAGGCGCACGCCGCCGACGCCGAGGGGGAAGACGGCGAGGCACGCATCCCGCACCAGGCCGGACCGGGCGCGGGCGGCGTCAACCCCTCCGCGTTCGACGCCCCGGGCTTCGAGCCCGCCCGGAACCATGACTCGCAAGCGCATGATCAGGCGCACGCGCACGACCCGGCGTACGGCCAGGACGGAGGCCAGACGTGA
- a CDS encoding xanthine dehydrogenase family protein molybdopterin-binding subunit, with amino-acid sequence MSNEAATATTAAEAASDGEALPHGLGVSLPAADARAKTEGTFPYAADLWAEGLLWAAVLRSPHPHARIVSIDTTHAREMPGVRAVVTHEDVPGVELHGRGRADRPMFASEVVRHHGEPIAAVAADHPDTARMAAAAVIVEYEVLEPVTDPEQAFEAEPLHPDGNLIRHIPLRHGDPEAAGEIVVEGLYRIGRQDPAPIGAEAGLAVPRPDGGVELYLASTDPHGDRDAAAACYGLEPERVKVVVTGVPGATADREDQGFQLPLGLLALKTGCPVKLTATREESFLGHVHRHPTLLRYRHHADTDGKLVKVEAQILLDAGAYADTSAEALAAAVSFACGPYVVPNAFIEGWAVRTNNPPSGHVRGEGAMQVCAAYEAQMDKLAKKLAIDPAELRLRNVMATGDVLPTGQSVTCPAPVAELLQAVRDFPLPQLPKDTPEDEWLLPGGPEGAGEPGAVRRGVGYGLGMVHMLGTEGADEVSTATVKVHDGIATVLCAAVETGQGFTTLARQIVQETLGIDEVHVAPVDTDQPPAGPGARGRHTWVSGGAVERAAKMVRTQLLQPLAHKFGMSTELLQITDGKITSYDGVLSTTVTEAMDGKELWATAQCRPHPTEPLDEAGQGDAFVGLAFCAIRAVVDVDIELGSVRVVELALAQDVGRVLNPAQLAARIEAGVTQGVGIALTENLRSARGLIRHPDLTGYALPTALDAPDIRIVKLVEERDVVAPFGAKAASAVPVVTSPAAIASAVRAATGRPVNRLPIRPQAAVVTAT; translated from the coding sequence GTGAGCAACGAAGCCGCCACCGCGACCACGGCCGCGGAGGCCGCCTCCGACGGGGAGGCGCTCCCGCACGGCCTCGGCGTGTCGCTGCCGGCCGCCGACGCGCGAGCGAAGACCGAGGGCACGTTCCCGTACGCGGCCGACCTGTGGGCCGAGGGCCTGCTGTGGGCCGCCGTACTGCGCTCACCGCACCCGCACGCGCGCATCGTCTCCATCGACACCACCCACGCGCGTGAGATGCCCGGCGTACGGGCCGTCGTGACGCACGAGGACGTGCCGGGAGTCGAGCTGCACGGCCGCGGCAGAGCCGACCGCCCGATGTTCGCCTCCGAGGTCGTACGCCACCACGGGGAGCCCATCGCCGCCGTCGCCGCCGACCACCCGGACACCGCGCGCATGGCGGCGGCGGCCGTCATCGTCGAGTACGAAGTACTCGAGCCGGTGACCGACCCCGAGCAGGCCTTCGAGGCCGAACCGCTGCACCCGGACGGCAACCTGATCCGGCACATCCCGTTGCGCCACGGCGACCCGGAGGCGGCCGGCGAGATCGTCGTGGAGGGCCTCTACCGGATCGGCCGCCAGGACCCGGCCCCCATCGGCGCCGAAGCGGGCCTCGCGGTACCGCGCCCCGACGGTGGTGTGGAGCTGTATCTGGCGTCGACGGACCCCCACGGGGACCGCGACGCGGCCGCCGCCTGCTACGGCCTGGAGCCGGAGCGGGTGAAGGTGGTCGTCACCGGAGTCCCCGGCGCCACCGCCGACCGCGAGGACCAGGGCTTCCAGCTCCCGCTGGGCCTGCTGGCGCTGAAAACGGGCTGCCCGGTGAAACTGACGGCGACCCGCGAAGAGTCCTTCCTGGGCCACGTCCACAGGCACCCCACCCTCCTCCGCTACCGCCACCACGCGGACACCGACGGCAAACTGGTGAAGGTCGAGGCACAGATCCTGCTCGACGCGGGCGCGTACGCGGACACCTCCGCGGAGGCCCTCGCGGCGGCCGTCTCCTTCGCCTGCGGCCCGTACGTCGTCCCCAACGCCTTCATCGAGGGCTGGGCCGTCCGCACCAACAACCCCCCCTCCGGCCATGTGCGCGGCGAGGGCGCGATGCAGGTCTGCGCGGCCTACGAGGCCCAGATGGACAAGCTGGCGAAGAAGCTGGCCATCGACCCGGCCGAGCTTCGCCTGCGCAACGTGATGGCCACGGGAGACGTACTCCCGACCGGCCAGTCCGTCACCTGCCCGGCCCCGGTCGCCGAACTCCTCCAGGCGGTACGGGACTTCCCGCTGCCCCAGCTCCCCAAGGACACCCCCGAGGACGAGTGGCTGCTCCCGGGCGGCCCCGAGGGCGCGGGCGAACCGGGCGCCGTCCGCCGCGGCGTCGGCTACGGCCTGGGCATGGTCCACATGCTCGGCACCGAGGGCGCGGACGAGGTCTCGACGGCCACCGTCAAGGTCCACGACGGCATCGCCACAGTCCTGTGCGCGGCAGTGGAAACGGGCCAGGGCTTCACCACCCTGGCCCGCCAGATCGTCCAGGAGACGCTGGGCATCGACGAGGTCCACGTGGCTCCCGTCGACACCGACCAGCCCCCGGCCGGCCCGGGCGCCCGCGGCCGCCACACCTGGGTGTCGGGCGGCGCGGTGGAACGGGCGGCGAAGATGGTCCGCACCCAGCTCCTCCAGCCCCTGGCACACAAGTTCGGCATGTCCACGGAGCTGCTCCAGATCACCGACGGCAAGATCACCTCGTACGACGGTGTCCTGTCGACCACGGTGACGGAGGCGATGGACGGCAAGGAACTGTGGGCCACGGCACAGTGCCGCCCGCACCCCACGGAACCCCTCGACGAGGCGGGCCAGGGCGACGCCTTCGTCGGGTTGGCGTTCTGTGCGATCCGCGCGGTGGTGGACGTCGACATCGAACTGGGCTCGGTACGAGTGGTGGAACTCGCGCTCGCCCAGGACGTCGGCCGAGTCCTCAACCCGGCCCAACTGGCGGCCCGTATCGAGGCGGGCGTCACCCAGGGCGTCGGCATCGCGCTCACGGAGAACCTGCGCTCCGCGCGCGGGCTGATCCGCCACCCCGACCTCACGGGCTACGCCCTCCCGACTGCCCTGGACGCTCCCGACATCCGCATCGTCAAACTGGTCGAGGAACGGGACGTGGTCGCCCCCTTCGGCGCGAAGGCGGCGAGCGCGGTACCGGTGGTGACGTCCCCGGCGGCCATCGCCTCGGCGGTACGCGCGGCGACGGGCCGCCCGGTGAACCGGCTCCCGATCCGCCCGCAGGCGGCGGTGGTGACGGCGACATGA